CCCGCCGGATCACAGGCGGTGAGCCCGCCGGCGACCACGACCGCGAGCACGGACACGGCTGCCACCCGCTGGACCCGGTGTCCTCGCGGGCGGCCCCAAAACCTGAGCAATACCCCCATGGAGGGCAGCTTCCCACTGTCACGGCCGCCGCGGTAGAGCGCATACGGACACTCACCCCACAATCGAGTGACACTCGATCATCGGGAGGACCGTTGCCCAGCTCGCCGCTCCGTCGGCGCGTTCTGCCCGCGCCGCGCCCCTCGGACGACACCGCGCGGTCCGTGGAAACGGCGCCCGACCCGACGGCGGGACCGCCCGCTCCGCCGCGTCGGCGTCGGGTGCGGATCCTGGTCGACGTGGTCGACCAGGCGGATGAAGTGGCCTATGTGACGGCCCTGTTCGAGGAGCGGGGCTGGACCGTGCGTCCGGCCGCGGCCGGGGAGTCCGCCCCCGCCGCGCCGCACCGCACCTCGCTCGTCGTCGAGATCCGGCTGCACGGAGCCCGTCTCGGAGCGCTGCGTACGGCCACCGCGGAGGTGGAACGGCTCGCCCGTCAGGCGGAGTTGGGCGCATGGGTGCGGGACGCGGCCCTGGTGGAGCACCCCCGGCCGGTGACGACGACGTACCATGTGCATCGCGTACTGCCCTCCTGGGGCGGCCTGTTGACGTGGCTGGGGTTCGCGGACGAGCAGCGGGCGGTGACGGTGCCGGCGGGTCCGGAGTCCCGGGAGGCCGCGCGCACCGAGCTGGCCGCCCGGGCGCTGGGCGGGCGGGTTTTCGACCCCGCCGCGCACGGACTGCGGGTGCCGGGGCATTCCGACGCGAATCCGCCGCTGGACGAGACCCCGCATGCACGCCGGGTCCGTTGGACGTGGGTGACGGTGGGCGCGGCCGGGATCGTGGTGGCGGCCGTCTGCGGGATGTACGTGGTGTGGGCGGACGGCTGGTGGAAGCTGCTGCCCGCGCTGCTGAGCACGGCGGGGGCGCTGCCGCTGGGCCGGATGGCGAAGGAGACCCGGGACCGGGGGCGGCCGGTGCAGTGGGCGGCGGGGGTGGCGGGGACCTCGGCGATGGGGGGGTTCGGGGCCCTGGTGGGCACGGACACCGAGCCGCGGGTGCTGTGGGCGGTCGTGCTGGTGATGGCGGTGGTCGCGTTCACCGGGGCCGGGACGGTGCTCGCGCTGCGCCGGACGGTCTTCACGCGGCATGCGGCCTGGCTGCTGCCGTTGTCGGTGCCGGTGGTGTGGTCGATGGTGAACTGGCTGGGCGGGCAGATGCATTCGTCGTATCTGGACCGCTTCGACATCCGCGCGGACGCCGTGCCCACACCCCGTCTCGGGACCTATCTGGCGGCGGGCGAACCCATGGGCCTCGCCCTGGGCAGCATGCTGTTCTTCCTGGCGGTGGTGGGCTGGCTGCGCTACTTCCACCTGGGCCGGGACAGCGGCAACCGCTTCTTCGTCGCGGTCCTGGCGAGCCTGTTGATCGTCTCCTACGCGCTGGGCGCGATCCTGCTGGGCACCTCGCAGGCGGCCAGGACCGCCGGCCGGGACGCCGAGAACGCCGCCCGCGACGGCGAGGAACCGAAGGCCTACTTCGGCATCTACGGCCACTTCATGTGCCTGAGCCCGGTGGACCCGGCCAAGCCGCTCCCGGTAGAGAACGGCCCGGCCCCGACCGACCACCCGGTCCTGTCCTTCGGCACCTCGGGCGACTGGATCTGGCTCTGGGACCCGAAGCGCAAGAACGGCGACGTCCAGGAGTCCTTCGCGGTCCGCCGCGAGGACGTCCGGCTGATCCCCACGGAAAACCCGAAGACCAAGCGCTGCCCGCCCGTCTAGCGTGACGGCATGCGCAACGACCGCCGCCTTCGCCGTCTCGTCGTGGACGAGCGGACCGCCTACCTGTGGAACTTCCGCCAGAAGAAGGGCCATGACGGCGTCTGGCGGGACATCGTCACCCTGCACCGGGACGGCGACCGCACCCGGATCGTCTTCCGGGCGGGCGGCCCCGGCTCGGGGCGGTACGTCTCCGAGGGCGACCTCTGGTTCCAGGGCTGCGCGGCCGACGGCCAGGGTGAGGCGATCATCCTCCGCGAGCCCGGCGTCGTGCGCGCCCTGCTCGACGAAGCCGCCCGGCGCGGACTGATGCGGCCCGGCGACCGGGAGCTGGACGGCTGGGATCTGTTCTACGCCGTCGCCGAAGCCGTCGACCTCAAGCGCGCAGCAGCAGCCACTCCTGCAGCTCCACGAGGTTGCCCTCCGGGTCCTTGAGGTGCGCGACCCGCATCCGGTCGGTCATGGGGGCGGGCCCGTGCAGCAGCACGGCGCCCCGCTCGGCGATCTGCTCGCAGTAGGTGTCGAGATCGTCGACGCGCAGCACGACCAGTGACCGGTGCCCGCTCGCCTCGTCGCCCAGCTCCCCCAGTATTCCGGCCATCATGGACCGGTCCTGGAGGGCGATACCGGCGGAGCCGGTGGCGGGGCTGAACTTCTCGTACGGTCCCTGCGTCGCCCCCGACTGCGCTTTGAGGCCGAGGACTTCGGCGTAGAAGCGGTAACAGACGGGGAAGTCGGTGACGAGCAGCCGGACTTGGGCGAGTTCCAAGGCGTTCCCTCTGGTTCTCAGGACCAGCGGCCGGTGCGCGCGAGGAGCACGGCGGTCGCGGCGGTCCCGGCGGTCGATGTACGCAGCACGGTACGCCCGAGGACGTACGGCTTGCCGCCCGCCTCCTCGAACAGCGCCAACTCCTCGGGGGAGACGCCCCCTTCGGGCCCGACGACGAGCACGATGTCGCCCTCGGTCGGGAGTTCGACGGTGGCGAGCGGTTCGTCACCGCTCTCGTGGAGTACGGCGGCGAAGTCGGCCTCGGCGAGCAGCGCCGCGACCTGCTTGGACGTGGCCAGGTCCGCGACCTCGGGGAAGCGGAACCGCCGGGACTGCTTGCCTGCCTCGCGGGCGGTGGACCGCCACTTGGTGAGGGCCTTCAGTCCGCGGTCGCCCTTCCACTGGGTGATGCAGCGGGAGGCCTGCCAGGGCACGATCGCGTCGACGCCGGTCTCGGTCATGGTCTCGACGGCCAGCTCCCCGCGGTCGCCCTTGGGGAGGGCCTGGACGACGGTGATCCTGGGGGACTCCGCCGGCTCCTCGGACACCGAGGTCATGTGGACGATCAGCCGGTCCTTGCCCTCGGTGCCGATCACGTCGCACACCGCGTAGCGACCCGCGCCGTCGGTGAGGACGACCTCCTCGCCGGGCTGGAGCCGCTTCACGGAGACCGCGTGCCGACCCTCGGGCCCTTCCAGGACGTAGCGTCCGCCGGCCCCGGCGTCGAAATGCTCGACCACGAACACGGGAGCCGTCATCGCAGCTCATCGCCCTTCGGGAAGACCGACAACGCTGTCCGGGCGTCGGCGAGTTCGGCGGCCAGCACCTCCACCAGCCGCCCGGCGGGCAGCTCGCGCGCCATGCGGTGGCCCTGGCCGGCCCACAGGGCCATGCCCTGGGCGTCCTTGGCCTTGGCGGCGGCCTTGCGCAGCGGGGAGGTGAGGTGGTGGATCTCCGGGTAGGCGGCGGGGGCGTACCGGCCGTGCTCGCGCAGGAAGCGGTTGACGAGCCCGCGGGCGGGGCGGCCGGAGAAGGCACGGGTCAGCTCGGTCCGGACGAACAGGGGGTTGGTGAGCGCCTGCTTGTGGACGGGTGCGGCGCCGGACTCCGTGGTGGCGAGGAAGGCGGTGCCGAGCTGGGCGGCGGCGGCGCCTGCCGCGAGGACGGCGGCGATCTGGCTGCCGCGCATGATGCCGCCGGCGGCCACGACGGGGATGCCGACGGTCTCGCGGATCTGACCGACGAGGGACAGCAGCCCGATCCCGGTCCCGTCGTTCTCCGGGATGTCGCGGTGGGTCCCCTGGTGCCCGCCGGCCTCCACGCCCTGCGCGATGACCGCGTCGGCACCGGCCCGCTGCACGGCGAGGGCCTCCTCGGCGGTGGTCGCGGTGACGAGGGTGAAGGTTCCCGCGCGCCGCAGGGACTCCAGCACCTCGCTGCTGGGCACGCCGAAGTGGAAGGAGACCACCGGCACCGGGTTGTCGAGCAGTACGGCGAGCTTGGCGTCGTAGCCGTCGTCACGTCCGCTGTCGGGGTCCCCGAGCTCGGTCTCGTACCAGGAGGCCTCACCCGACAGCTGGTGCGCGTACACCTCGACGGCGGCCGGGTCGGCGTTCTCCGGCTGCGGCATGAACAGATTGACGCCGAAAGGCCGTCCGGTCAGCCCCCGCAGCTGCTTGATCTCCTGGTACAGCCCGTCCGCCGTCTTGTATCCGGCGGCAAGAAACCCGAGCCCCCCGGCATCGGACACGGCGGCCGCGAGCTGCGGCACGGAGACGCCGCCCGCCATGGGGGCCTGCACGATCGGATGCGGGAAAAGATCGGTCAGCGCGGAGGACATGACCGCATGTTGTCACGTCCTCCGAACAAGTCCGAATCCGGCCTTCCAGTGGCATAGGTCAGCGGAATGGGCACGGGGTGAGGGCCTCGAACGCTCGACGCGAGCCGGTGAAAACCGGCCCGTCCGGCGCTTGAACGAGGCCCCGCGGCCACCCCGCTCACCGACCGTTGAAGGCGTCCTTCAACCGCGAGAACAGCCCCTGCTGCCCGGGCTGGAACTGCCCCGTGGGCCGCTCCTCGCCCCGCAGCTTCGCCAGCTCCCGCAGCAACCGCTCCTGCTCCGGATCCAGCTTGTTCGGGGTCTGCACCTCGACGTGGACGATGAGGTCACCCCGGCCGCCGCCGCGCAGATGCGTGACACCACGCGCGTGCAGCGGGATCGACTGCCCGGACTGCGTGCCCGGCCGGATGTCGACCTCCTCCAGCCCGTCCAGCGTCTCCAGCGGGACCTTGGTGCCCAGAGACGCCGCGGTCATCGGGAGCGTGACCGTGCAGTGCAGATCGTCACCACGCCGCTGGAACTGCGAGTGCGGCAACTCGTGGATCTCGACGTACAGGTCACCGGCGGGACCCCCACCGGGCCCGACCTCGCCCTCACCGGCGAGCTGGATCCGCGTGCCGTTGTCCACACCGGCCGGGATCTTGACCGTGAGGGTGCGACGGGACCGTACGCGACCGTCGCCCGCGCACTCGGGGCACGGCGTCGGAACGACCGTCCCGAACCCCTGGCACTGCGGACACGGCCGGGACGTCATGACCTGCCCCAGGAACGACCGCGTCACCTGCGACACCTCACCGCGTCCGCGGCACATGTCACACGTCTGGGCGGAGGTCCCCGGCGCCGCGCCCTCACCACTGCAGGTGGTGCACACGATCGCCGTGTCGACCTGGATGTCCTTCGTCGTACCGAAGGCCGCCTCGTCGAGTTCGATCTCCAGCCGGATCATCGCGTCCTGGCCCCGCCGCGTACGCGACCGCGGGCCCCGCTGCGACGCCGTGCCGAAGAACGCGTCCATGATGTCCGAGAAGTTCCCGAACCCACCGGCCCCGAAGCCGCCCGCGCCACCGCCGCCCGCCTGGGACAGGGGGTCGCCGCCGAGGTCGTAGACCTGCTTCTTCTGCGGGTCCGAGAGCACCTCGTAAGCGGCGTTGATCTCCTTGAACCGCTCCTGGGTCTTCGGATCAGGGTTGACATCCGGGTGCAGCTCGCGAGCGAGCCGACGGAAGGCCTTCTTGATCTCTTCCTGCGACGCGTCGCGACGCACGCCGAGAACGGCGTAGTAGTCCGTGGCCACTTACGACTCCGCCAGGATCTGTCCGACGTACCGTGCCACTGCGCGTACCGCTCCCATCGTTCCCGGGTAATCCATGCGGGTCGGTCCGACCACGCCGAGCTTGGCTACTGCCTCGCCGCCCGAACCGTAGCCGACCGACACGACAGACGTGGAGTTGAGCCCCTCATAGGCGTTCTCATGACCGATGCGTACGGTCATGCCCGAATCCCCGGCCTCACCAAGCAACTTGAGGAGCACGACCTGCTCCTCGAGGGCTTCGAGCACCGGACGGATAGTGAGGGGGAAGTCATGTCCGAAGCGGGTGAGATTGGCGGTTCCGCCGATCATCAACCGCTCCTCGTTCTCCTCGACGAGTGTCTCCAGAAGGGTGGAGAGCACGGTCGAGACGGTGCCGCGGTCCTCCAGGTCGAAGCCCTCGGGGAGGTCCTCGACAAGCATCGGCACATCGCTGAAGCGCCGGCCCGCGACCTTGCTGTTGAGCCGCGCCCGCAGATCGGCGAGGGACGTCTCGCCGAAGGGCGCCGGGCAGTCGATCATCCGCTGCTCGACCCGCCCGGTGTCCGTGATCAGCACGAGCATCAGGCGTGCGGGTGCGAGCGCGAGCAGTTCGACATGGCGCACGGTGGAGCGGGTGAGCGAGGGGTACTGCACCACCGCGACCTGCCGTGTGAGCTGCGCGAGCAGCCGTACGGTCCGCGCCACCACGTCGTCGAGATCGACGGCGCCGTCGAGGAAGTTCTGGATGGCGCGCCGCTCGGGCGCGGTCATCGGCTTGACGCCCGCGAGCTTGTCGACGAACAGCCGGTAGCCCTTGTCCGTGGGGATCCGCCCGGCACTGGTGTGCGGCTGGGCGATGAACCCCTCGTCCTCCAGGGCCGCCATGTCGTTGCGGATCGTCGCAGGAGAGACGCCGAGACTGTGCCGCTCGGTGAGGGCCTTGGAACCGACCGGCTCCTCGGTGCCCACGTAGTCCTGGACGATGGCGCGCAGCACCTGAAGCCTGCGTTCACTCAGCATCGCGCACACCTCCAGAAGTCGTTCCCGCTGTGCTTGCCTGGCACTCTGTCCGTCCGAGTGCCAGCATCCCCCGGCCCAGTGTACGGCGGTGGGGTACCGCCCGGGCAAGGTCGGTCCTGCCGCGACCGCTCGTACGGCTAGCGTCGCCGTATGACGGTGACTTGGGAAGAGCTGGGGTGGGAGCGGGTTGCGACCGGGGTCGGGCGGTGCCGACTGCCGGGCTGGGACTGCACAGCGGGGCTGGTCGTCGGTTCGGGGACCGCTCTGCTG
Above is a window of Streptomyces sp. NBC_00490 DNA encoding:
- a CDS encoding VOC family protein, yielding MELAQVRLLVTDFPVCYRFYAEVLGLKAQSGATQGPYEKFSPATGSAGIALQDRSMMAGILGELGDEASGHRSLVVLRVDDLDTYCEQIAERGAVLLHGPAPMTDRMRVAHLKDPEGNLVELQEWLLLRA
- a CDS encoding 16S rRNA (uracil(1498)-N(3))-methyltransferase, whose translation is MTAPVFVVEHFDAGAGGRYVLEGPEGRHAVSVKRLQPGEEVVLTDGAGRYAVCDVIGTEGKDRLIVHMTSVSEEPAESPRITVVQALPKGDRGELAVETMTETGVDAIVPWQASRCITQWKGDRGLKALTKWRSTAREAGKQSRRFRFPEVADLATSKQVAALLAEADFAAVLHESGDEPLATVELPTEGDIVLVVGPEGGVSPEELALFEEAGGKPYVLGRTVLRTSTAGTAATAVLLARTGRWS
- a CDS encoding nitronate monooxygenase; translation: MSSALTDLFPHPIVQAPMAGGVSVPQLAAAVSDAGGLGFLAAGYKTADGLYQEIKQLRGLTGRPFGVNLFMPQPENADPAAVEVYAHQLSGEASWYETELGDPDSGRDDGYDAKLAVLLDNPVPVVSFHFGVPSSEVLESLRRAGTFTLVTATTAEEALAVQRAGADAVIAQGVEAGGHQGTHRDIPENDGTGIGLLSLVGQIRETVGIPVVAAGGIMRGSQIAAVLAAGAAAAQLGTAFLATTESGAAPVHKQALTNPLFVRTELTRAFSGRPARGLVNRFLREHGRYAPAAYPEIHHLTSPLRKAAAKAKDAQGMALWAGQGHRMARELPAGRLVEVLAAELADARTALSVFPKGDELR
- the dnaJ gene encoding molecular chaperone DnaJ, whose protein sequence is MATDYYAVLGVRRDASQEEIKKAFRRLARELHPDVNPDPKTQERFKEINAAYEVLSDPQKKQVYDLGGDPLSQAGGGGAGGFGAGGFGNFSDIMDAFFGTASQRGPRSRTRRGQDAMIRLEIELDEAAFGTTKDIQVDTAIVCTTCSGEGAAPGTSAQTCDMCRGRGEVSQVTRSFLGQVMTSRPCPQCQGFGTVVPTPCPECAGDGRVRSRRTLTVKIPAGVDNGTRIQLAGEGEVGPGGGPAGDLYVEIHELPHSQFQRRGDDLHCTVTLPMTAASLGTKVPLETLDGLEEVDIRPGTQSGQSIPLHARGVTHLRGGGRGDLIVHVEVQTPNKLDPEQERLLRELAKLRGEERPTGQFQPGQQGLFSRLKDAFNGR
- the hrcA gene encoding heat-inducible transcriptional repressor HrcA, translated to MLSERRLQVLRAIVQDYVGTEEPVGSKALTERHSLGVSPATIRNDMAALEDEGFIAQPHTSAGRIPTDKGYRLFVDKLAGVKPMTAPERRAIQNFLDGAVDLDDVVARTVRLLAQLTRQVAVVQYPSLTRSTVRHVELLALAPARLMLVLITDTGRVEQRMIDCPAPFGETSLADLRARLNSKVAGRRFSDVPMLVEDLPEGFDLEDRGTVSTVLSTLLETLVEENEERLMIGGTANLTRFGHDFPLTIRPVLEALEEQVVLLKLLGEAGDSGMTVRIGHENAYEGLNSTSVVSVGYGSGGEAVAKLGVVGPTRMDYPGTMGAVRAVARYVGQILAES